From one Nitrospira sp. MA-1 genomic stretch:
- a CDS encoding glycosyltransferase family 9 protein, whose translation MMDITPQRILVIKFSSLGDIVHALPAVAALRQRFPDARLTWMVKEIWAPILEGNSDIDDILSVNVSWRNWPTIIWKLRKGQFDLVVDFQGLFRSGIFGLMTGAQTRVGFARAREGATWFYTHKVPLPEAKPSSWRLLEIHAVDRNIAISTFLGACSSTSVFHLPQSSVDRLTIETMLQDANVQDYEYLIALAPWTRSVMKSWPYKRFVDLAMELTHWSNIRVVLLGGPSDISAAMEFDRLVPQGLINLVGRLSLSQLPALLRRMHLLIGNDSAPIHLAAGLGIPVLALFGPTHPKATGPYPLENHVIVRTELSCSPCGARTCKNPNYLECMESISFERLLLEIKVIVGEFSHRKDDRVGSGAHSHVKS comes from the coding sequence ATGATGGACATCACTCCTCAGCGCATACTGGTCATCAAATTCAGTTCGTTGGGTGATATTGTTCATGCTCTTCCAGCGGTGGCTGCTTTGCGTCAGCGGTTCCCGGATGCCCGACTGACCTGGATGGTCAAAGAGATCTGGGCGCCGATTCTGGAGGGAAACTCTGATATCGATGACATCTTGTCCGTGAATGTCTCTTGGCGAAATTGGCCGACTATCATTTGGAAACTCCGGAAAGGACAGTTTGATCTGGTTGTGGATTTTCAAGGGCTGTTCCGTTCAGGAATCTTTGGCCTCATGACCGGGGCTCAAACCCGTGTGGGTTTTGCGCGAGCCAGGGAAGGGGCGACATGGTTCTATACCCACAAGGTGCCCCTTCCCGAGGCGAAACCTTCCTCTTGGCGGTTGCTGGAAATCCATGCTGTGGATCGGAATATCGCAATCAGCACATTCCTGGGCGCATGCTCATCTACTTCGGTGTTCCATCTACCTCAATCCTCCGTTGATCGTCTCACCATTGAAACCATGCTTCAGGATGCGAATGTCCAAGACTACGAATACCTGATTGCTTTGGCACCTTGGACCCGGTCTGTCATGAAGTCCTGGCCGTATAAACGGTTTGTGGATCTGGCTATGGAACTGACGCATTGGTCCAATATTCGTGTTGTGCTCTTAGGCGGGCCTTCAGATATATCTGCTGCCATGGAATTTGATCGTCTTGTGCCACAGGGACTGATCAATCTGGTCGGACGACTGTCTCTTTCCCAATTACCCGCACTCTTGCGAAGAATGCACCTGCTCATTGGAAACGATTCGGCGCCCATTCATCTGGCAGCGGGACTGGGAATTCCTGTCCTTGCGCTATTTGGCCCTACGCATCCCAAAGCCACAGGTCCCTATCCCTTAGAGAATCATGTTATCGTGCGTACGGAATTGTCCTGCAGTCCCTGTGGTGCACGAACGTGTAAAAACCCCAATTATCTGGAATGTATGGAATCGATCTCTTTCGAGCGTCTCCTTCTTGAGATCAAAGTGATCGTCGGGGAATTCTCTCATCGAAAAGACGATCGCGTGGGTTCGGGTGCCCATTCCCACGTGAAATCCTAA
- a CDS encoding glycosyltransferase family 2 protein — MKSPMTDPRTREKVSAVVIAYNDAPNIRKCLESLHWVDELVVIDSHSTDGTTDICREFTSKIFHYPFQGFGVLRNQALTHATHDWVFSLDTDERVTPAVQEEIERLLLEGPSAQAYKIPRKNLFLGRWIKHCGWYPDYRQPQFFHKGHMHYREELVHEGFELKGKLGYLQASLEQIPFRDIDHYFRKMDRYSSLRAEDMNREGRTFRPHQLVLRPLFTFLKMYVFRGGILDRKPGLILSILYAYYTFVKYAKLWEMQKS; from the coding sequence GTGAAAAGTCCTATGACGGACCCACGCACGAGAGAAAAAGTTTCCGCTGTGGTGATCGCCTATAATGATGCACCAAACATACGGAAATGTTTGGAGAGTCTTCATTGGGTGGATGAACTGGTGGTGATTGATTCTCATAGCACGGATGGGACGACGGATATTTGCCGTGAATTTACCTCCAAGATTTTTCACTATCCCTTCCAGGGGTTTGGCGTTCTTCGGAATCAGGCCCTCACTCATGCCACGCATGATTGGGTTTTCAGTTTGGATACGGATGAACGGGTCACGCCAGCGGTGCAGGAAGAAATTGAACGGTTGCTTCTGGAGGGGCCTTCGGCACAGGCCTATAAAATTCCAAGGAAAAATCTTTTCCTTGGGCGGTGGATCAAACATTGTGGATGGTACCCTGATTACCGGCAACCTCAGTTTTTTCATAAGGGACATATGCATTATCGAGAGGAGTTAGTACATGAAGGATTTGAGCTGAAGGGAAAACTTGGATATCTTCAGGCCAGTCTGGAGCAGATTCCTTTTCGGGATATCGATCACTACTTCCGCAAAATGGATCGGTATTCCAGCTTGCGGGCGGAGGATATGAATCGTGAAGGCCGGACCTTCCGTCCCCATCAGTTGGTGCTTCGTCCTTTATTTACGTTTTTGAAAATGTACGTGTTTCGGGGAGGGATATTGGACCGAAAGCCGGGACTGATTTTATCCATATTGTATGCCTATTACACCTTTGTGAAATACGCCAAGTTGTGGGAAATGCAAAAAAGTTGA
- a CDS encoding Gfo/Idh/MocA family oxidoreductase, with protein sequence MTQSIRVGVIGVGHLGRHHARIYGILPSVTLVGVSDTDTLRGHMVADECGVRYFQDVDELLSLVDAVSVAVPTSVHGVVVTTCLQRGCHVLVEKPIASHVWEGEQLVELAKVRGRILQVGHIERFNPIVEVMRPLVSQPGFIECHRLSPFQPRGTDVDVVRDLMIHDLDLLLSLGLGPIMQVEARGMPVFTDLPDIANVRILFESGCLANLTASRISTGRLRKIRVYQRDRYLSVDFGGKEAVMNTRRSLEGGTFEVETQHIKGDEGDALTRELDCFIQSILGNPSARGVSGEEGVEALRVATQVVSLIQQHAGHSPR encoded by the coding sequence ATGACACAATCAATACGAGTTGGGGTAATTGGTGTTGGTCATTTGGGCCGACACCATGCTCGCATTTATGGAATTCTGCCTTCTGTGACATTAGTAGGGGTCTCTGATACCGATACTTTACGCGGGCATATGGTTGCGGATGAATGTGGCGTACGATATTTCCAGGATGTGGACGAGCTCCTGTCTTTGGTCGATGCGGTGAGTGTGGCGGTCCCGACCTCGGTGCATGGTGTTGTGGTCACGACCTGTCTGCAACGCGGGTGCCATGTGCTCGTTGAAAAGCCGATTGCCAGCCATGTGTGGGAAGGTGAGCAGTTGGTCGAGCTGGCCAAAGTCCGTGGGAGGATATTGCAGGTTGGGCATATTGAACGGTTTAATCCGATTGTAGAAGTGATGCGTCCTCTGGTGAGTCAGCCCGGCTTTATTGAATGTCACCGTCTAAGTCCTTTTCAGCCTAGAGGGACAGATGTCGATGTAGTACGGGATCTCATGATTCATGATTTAGACCTCTTGTTATCGTTGGGGTTGGGGCCCATTATGCAGGTCGAAGCGAGAGGAATGCCGGTTTTTACGGATCTGCCGGATATTGCCAATGTGCGAATTCTGTTTGAAAGCGGGTGCTTGGCCAATTTGACTGCAAGCCGTATCTCGACAGGACGACTTCGAAAGATCAGAGTGTATCAACGTGATCGCTATCTATCCGTTGATTTTGGAGGAAAAGAGGCTGTCATGAACACCAGGAGAAGTTTGGAGGGTGGAACGTTTGAAGTTGAAACGCAACATATCAAGGGGGATGAAGGCGATGCCCTGACTCGTGAATTGGACTGCTTTATTCAATCGATTCTGGGAAATCCGTCCGCCCGAGGTGTCTCAGGGGAAGAAGGGGTGGAAGCCCTGAGAGTCGCGACTCAAGTTGTCTCGCTCATTCAACAACATGCCGGGCACTCGCCACGATAA
- the waaF gene encoding lipopolysaccharide heptosyltransferase II — protein sequence MNILVRVPNWIGDAVMCLPALMDLRNHDPHAKVTVLARPIIGELLAGHPGVDEVIMYVHQGEHKGLLGLWELIQLVKSKQFDRAVLFQNAFEAAFIAWVAGIPSRIGYATDGRGWLLSEPVPKPEQPHLHDTEYYQEIVKAITHSSGKGCTPQLFLSPEVKNACAGQFPEVFLPSGSLVIGINPGSVYGSAKRWMPERFAEVGDRLVERLTKEYPDSPLVRCVLIGGKGEEELGQDIARRMQYEPIVLSGRTTIQELMGILTRCSVLVTNDTGPMHVAQALGVPVAAVFGSTDPLTTSPHGQSRGVVTASVRCAPCLLRACPIDHRCMTQVSVKQVLEVALSQIRMSSDSLNEDRIRGHVG from the coding sequence ATGAACATTCTCGTACGTGTTCCCAACTGGATCGGAGATGCCGTGATGTGTCTTCCGGCTCTCATGGATTTACGGAATCATGACCCGCATGCCAAGGTGACGGTATTGGCCAGACCGATCATCGGAGAATTGTTGGCAGGGCATCCGGGTGTGGATGAGGTGATAATGTATGTTCATCAAGGAGAACACAAGGGCCTCCTCGGGCTCTGGGAGCTCATTCAACTTGTGAAGAGCAAGCAATTTGATCGTGCGGTGTTATTCCAAAATGCCTTTGAAGCCGCTTTCATTGCCTGGGTGGCTGGGATTCCATCCCGCATCGGGTACGCGACGGATGGGCGAGGTTGGCTTCTGTCTGAGCCTGTGCCTAAGCCGGAGCAGCCTCATCTGCATGATACGGAGTATTATCAGGAGATCGTGAAGGCCATCACCCACTCTTCTGGGAAAGGCTGCACCCCTCAACTTTTTCTCTCTCCTGAGGTGAAAAATGCCTGTGCTGGACAGTTTCCTGAGGTCTTTCTTCCATCAGGCAGTCTTGTCATTGGGATCAATCCCGGTTCGGTGTATGGATCGGCCAAACGATGGATGCCGGAACGTTTTGCGGAGGTTGGTGATCGGCTGGTTGAGCGTCTGACAAAAGAATATCCTGATTCTCCGTTGGTCCGCTGTGTCCTGATTGGAGGCAAGGGAGAAGAAGAGCTTGGACAGGATATTGCCAGGCGAATGCAGTATGAGCCGATCGTCTTGTCAGGAAGGACGACGATTCAAGAATTAATGGGAATTCTGACACGCTGCTCCGTCCTGGTGACCAATGACACGGGACCTATGCATGTGGCTCAGGCTCTGGGGGTGCCGGTCGCTGCAGTGTTTGGTTCAACCGATCCCTTGACCACCAGCCCTCATGGACAATCCCGGGGGGTGGTGACGGCGTCGGTCCGCTGTGCACCTTGTTTATTGCGCGCCTGCCCGATCGATCATCGTTGCATGACCCAGGTGTCTGTTAAGCAGGTTTTGGAGGTCGCGCTGTCTCAAATCAGGATGTCCTCAGACTCCCTGAACGAAGATCGGATCAGAGGGCATGTTGGATGA
- the lpxB gene encoding lipid-A-disaccharide synthase, which yields MPKIFLVTGETSGDIHGAHLALALRELNPAVELIGVGGSRMLEAGVSLLPGVKRVDAMGVPGIRQLLQGWKTLRTLACYLKHERFDVIILIDSPGLNLRLAKAIAKRSHKIIYYIAPQVWAWGSRRLKVIRKVISHVLAILPFEEAYFQKAGIPCTYVGHPLLDELKPAYDIVHERQQLGLEREDLVIGLLPGSRVREVREVLPVFLRSVEQIRSQYPRIQILLAQAHSLSDSVVNEILGHVGQQVKVVKGRSNEVMAASNLLLVTSGTATLQSALIGTPMVVVYRASPLTYHIGKCLVKIPYISLVNILAGQEIVPELIQDRMTPDRIAHEALKILQDARRQNDMTQAFQAIRNSLGEAGASKRAAAFILAEAIV from the coding sequence ATGCCAAAAATTTTCTTAGTGACCGGTGAAACGTCCGGCGATATTCACGGAGCGCACTTAGCCCTGGCACTTCGGGAACTGAATCCCGCTGTTGAGTTAATCGGTGTGGGTGGAAGTCGGATGTTGGAAGCCGGAGTCTCGCTTCTTCCCGGTGTCAAACGGGTCGATGCCATGGGCGTCCCGGGTATCCGGCAGCTCCTACAGGGATGGAAGACGTTACGAACGCTTGCTTGTTATCTTAAACATGAACGGTTTGATGTCATTATCCTTATTGATAGTCCAGGGTTGAATCTTCGTTTGGCCAAGGCTATTGCAAAGAGGTCACACAAAATCATCTATTATATTGCACCTCAGGTGTGGGCATGGGGAAGCCGTCGATTAAAAGTTATTCGAAAAGTAATCAGCCATGTATTAGCGATTCTTCCATTCGAAGAAGCCTATTTCCAAAAAGCCGGCATCCCCTGCACGTATGTCGGGCATCCATTATTGGACGAACTAAAGCCTGCATACGATATTGTTCATGAACGTCAACAACTAGGGTTAGAGAGAGAAGATCTGGTAATCGGTCTGCTGCCTGGGAGTCGTGTCCGGGAAGTCCGGGAGGTGTTGCCGGTCTTTCTGCGTTCGGTTGAACAGATTCGGAGTCAATACCCTCGCATTCAGATCCTTCTTGCCCAAGCGCATTCACTGTCCGATTCTGTGGTGAATGAAATTCTTGGACATGTCGGACAACAGGTGAAGGTGGTCAAAGGCCGGTCCAATGAGGTGATGGCGGCCTCAAATCTTCTGTTGGTGACATCCGGGACGGCGACGTTGCAATCGGCATTGATTGGAACGCCGATGGTCGTGGTCTACCGGGCATCACCCTTGACCTATCATATTGGCAAATGTCTGGTTAAAATTCCCTATATTAGTTTAGTGAATATTTTAGCCGGTCAAGAAATTGTTCCAGAGCTGATTCAGGATCGTATGACTCCCGACCGTATTGCACATGAAGCCTTAAAAATTTTACAAGACGCACGCCGTCAAAACGACATGACACAGGCTTTCCAGGCTATTCGGAATTCCCTGGGGGAGGCGGGTGCGTCAAAACGGGCTGCCGCATTTATCCTTGCTGAGGCGATCGTATGA
- a CDS encoding 3-deoxy-D-manno-octulosonic acid transferase, which yields MYYVMYNVLLVLAFPIIIGLLLTKKRSQRGLWCRLGAVPLELRNLQKPVIWIHAVSLGEVATIVPLLQAMKQQYPQWPLVVSTVTETGREVVIKRLEGVAVHCYAPVDYLWAIDRYIRILQPRLFILVESEFWPNLLIRLQRHQVPICLVNGRISSRSFARYRWIKSMMNEVLTCLDLALMQSEHDAERIGYLGVNPNAIHVTGNMKFDQGLEQGQSADAPLSFRSLFTCHAAEMLIVAGSTHPQEEECLLEAYRKVVVQHPQAVLVMAPRHIERVAKLEQVIRQYGLSCDRRSRLGQGPGEQAITHGPRVIVLDTRGELAFVYREACVTFVGGTLVPVGGHNLLEPAQWGRPVLFGPHVDHCRDIAGRLLEVGGGIQIQNKEDLASQLIRLIQDPSEAEAIGQRALEMVRTHRGVIARNLQWIDQLLNRKNSASLFSSIKGISSCTSQDVLR from the coding sequence ATGTATTATGTGATGTATAATGTGCTGCTGGTGCTGGCCTTTCCCATTATTATCGGACTCCTGCTGACAAAAAAACGCAGTCAACGCGGTCTATGGTGCCGGCTTGGTGCGGTTCCTCTCGAATTGCGGAATCTTCAGAAACCCGTCATTTGGATCCATGCGGTCTCCTTGGGAGAAGTGGCGACCATTGTTCCTCTGCTCCAGGCGATGAAACAGCAGTATCCTCAATGGCCGTTGGTCGTGTCGACTGTGACAGAGACCGGCCGGGAAGTCGTGATCAAGCGTTTGGAAGGTGTGGCTGTTCATTGTTATGCTCCCGTCGATTATTTGTGGGCGATTGACCGGTATATCCGCATCCTCCAGCCTCGGCTCTTTATTTTGGTCGAATCAGAATTCTGGCCGAATCTGTTGATCCGTCTTCAACGGCATCAGGTGCCAATTTGTCTCGTCAACGGGAGAATCTCTTCACGATCTTTTGCCAGGTATCGCTGGATTAAAAGCATGATGAACGAGGTGTTGACCTGTCTGGATCTTGCCTTGATGCAATCGGAACACGATGCTGAGCGGATCGGCTACTTGGGGGTCAACCCGAATGCCATTCATGTCACCGGGAATATGAAGTTCGATCAAGGGCTTGAGCAAGGCCAGTCTGCCGATGCCCCTCTCTCTTTCAGGTCACTCTTCACGTGTCATGCTGCTGAGATGCTGATTGTGGCCGGGAGTACGCACCCTCAGGAAGAAGAGTGTTTATTGGAGGCGTATCGGAAGGTGGTTGTGCAACACCCCCAGGCGGTGCTGGTGATGGCTCCACGACACATCGAACGTGTGGCTAAACTTGAACAGGTTATTCGGCAGTATGGACTTTCCTGTGACCGTCGCAGTCGGTTGGGACAGGGTCCCGGAGAGCAGGCTATTACTCATGGTCCTCGCGTCATTGTGTTAGACACCAGGGGGGAATTGGCCTTTGTCTATCGGGAGGCCTGTGTCACGTTTGTGGGGGGGACACTGGTTCCCGTTGGAGGACATAATTTGTTGGAGCCTGCCCAATGGGGTCGCCCCGTCCTGTTCGGTCCCCATGTCGATCATTGCCGGGACATTGCCGGGCGGCTTCTTGAAGTAGGGGGAGGAATACAGATACAGAACAAAGAGGATTTAGCATCGCAATTGATTCGTCTGATCCAGGATCCTTCAGAGGCCGAGGCCATTGGCCAAAGGGCGTTGGAAATGGTCCGGACCCATCGGGGGGTGATCGCCAGGAATCTTCAATGGATTGACCAATTGTTGAACAGGAAAAATTCGGCCTCTCTCTTCTCGTCGATAAAGGGGATTTCTTCGTGCACGTCTCAAGATGTGCTCCGATAA
- a CDS encoding HAD family hydrolase — MSNMFTARSTAVFLDRDGTLNHDTGYVTTPEQLVLFPGVPEAIARLNQLGAMVLLVTNQSAIGRGMMTIEGLEAIHERLAEMIRPYGAWIDGIFFCPHHPQDGCECRKPKAGLINQAVNRFALDVSQCYLVGDKRSDLEAAQTASVPGVLVMTSTYSADVVRARDAGQVQLDYIADSFVHAVDWIEQQMMSRGNLIRQNR; from the coding sequence ATGAGTAATATGTTCACGGCACGGAGTACGGCCGTGTTTCTGGATCGGGATGGCACCTTGAACCATGATACGGGGTATGTCACTACCCCGGAACAATTAGTGTTGTTTCCTGGAGTCCCGGAAGCTATCGCCAGATTAAACCAACTAGGAGCTATGGTGCTTCTGGTCACCAATCAGTCGGCCATTGGTCGGGGGATGATGACCATCGAAGGTTTGGAGGCGATCCATGAGAGGTTGGCTGAGATGATTCGACCCTATGGAGCCTGGATTGACGGTATTTTTTTCTGCCCCCATCATCCTCAAGACGGGTGTGAATGTCGAAAGCCTAAAGCGGGATTAATTAATCAAGCGGTCAATCGATTTGCTCTCGATGTATCCCAGTGTTATCTGGTAGGGGACAAGCGGAGTGATTTGGAGGCGGCCCAAACAGCCTCGGTACCTGGTGTCCTGGTCATGACCAGCACCTATAGTGCGGATGTGGTGAGGGCGAGAGACGCGGGACAGGTACAGCTTGACTATATTGCCGACAGTTTTGTTCATGCCGTGGACTGGATTGAACAGCAGATGATGAGCCGAGGCAACCTAATCAGGCAAAACCGATGA
- a CDS encoding lysophospholipid acyltransferase family protein, giving the protein MLNWMKLSVAPPLAARIIRLLGLTMRISTVGGEAVDELYRQGRHIIIAFWHGRQLMMPLAYRGQQASILISQHRDGEIIARIMGYFGFLSIRGSSTRGGLRATRQLLKAGRNGGDLVVTPDGPKGPACTVQPGVIYLAKATGLPIIPLTFACSKKKSLRVGIASRFPIPVG; this is encoded by the coding sequence ATGCTGAATTGGATGAAACTGTCGGTCGCGCCTCCTTTGGCAGCGCGAATCATTCGCCTCTTGGGACTGACGATGCGCATATCTACCGTGGGAGGGGAAGCTGTTGACGAGTTGTATCGCCAGGGCCGACATATCATAATTGCCTTTTGGCATGGCCGACAGTTGATGATGCCGTTAGCCTACCGAGGGCAGCAGGCCTCAATCTTGATAAGCCAACATCGGGATGGAGAAATTATTGCCCGCATCATGGGTTATTTTGGATTTCTGTCCATTCGCGGATCGAGCACCCGAGGGGGACTTCGGGCCACCAGGCAATTATTGAAGGCCGGGCGAAATGGCGGGGATCTGGTGGTGACACCCGATGGCCCGAAGGGACCAGCCTGCACCGTACAACCAGGAGTGATTTATCTGGCCAAAGCGACGGGGTTGCCAATTATCCCTTTGACCTTTGCCTGCTCAAAAAAAAAGTCTTTACGAGTTGGGATCGCTTCCAGATTCCCTATCCCGGTGGGGTAG
- the lpxK gene encoding tetraacyldisaccharide 4'-kinase has protein sequence MNTTFPSFAVSPEGLWHWLHRRSPWVLRWCAVPYGAVGRLRRMAYQHGWLPQHRLPKPVISVGNMTVGGTGKTPLVMWLAARLHEKGKRVAILSRGYGRQCPTVNRLVSDGVSLKGDWRSVGDEAMLMAQKCPWAIVAVGTDRYQLGQWVLEQASCDCFLLDDGFQHLSLFRDLDVVLFDATDVEGLSGVLPAGRMREPLSAAKWATTIVFSRTEQKVSVEALQHRIEQSVGKSIVPLRLETEPGMFTHIATGETQQAKAFKDRSSLLFSGIGNPCSFRSSIVSCGLTVSEEVRYPDHFAYSEKDVEAIRLKMRRSGLDLAITTEKDALKIKEHLTRDDAFWALDVRVRMTQGEDRLREQLHASCP, from the coding sequence GTGAACACGACGTTTCCTTCGTTTGCTGTGAGTCCTGAAGGGCTCTGGCATTGGTTGCACCGTCGTAGCCCATGGGTCCTCCGGTGGTGTGCTGTTCCCTATGGTGCAGTTGGCCGCCTGCGGAGGATGGCGTATCAACATGGCTGGCTTCCTCAACATCGATTACCAAAACCGGTGATCAGTGTGGGGAATATGACCGTGGGGGGAACCGGTAAGACTCCCCTTGTGATGTGGTTGGCCGCCCGACTCCATGAGAAAGGGAAGCGGGTGGCAATTCTGAGCCGTGGGTATGGAAGGCAATGCCCAACAGTAAACAGACTGGTCTCCGATGGCGTGTCGCTGAAGGGTGACTGGCGATCGGTAGGGGATGAAGCCATGTTGATGGCTCAGAAGTGTCCATGGGCGATTGTGGCAGTGGGAACCGATCGCTATCAACTGGGGCAGTGGGTGTTGGAGCAGGCCTCATGCGATTGCTTTCTTCTTGATGATGGCTTCCAGCATCTTTCTTTGTTTCGAGACCTTGACGTGGTCTTATTCGATGCGACCGATGTTGAGGGTTTAAGCGGAGTCCTGCCTGCCGGCCGCATGCGTGAACCGCTCTCCGCAGCAAAATGGGCTACCACCATTGTCTTCAGTCGAACGGAACAAAAGGTATCGGTGGAAGCACTTCAGCATCGAATCGAACAAAGCGTGGGAAAATCCATTGTCCCCTTGCGTCTGGAAACCGAACCTGGAATGTTCACGCATATTGCGACAGGTGAAACCCAACAGGCCAAGGCCTTCAAGGACAGATCCTCCTTGCTCTTTAGCGGAATAGGCAATCCATGCTCCTTTCGATCGAGTATCGTTTCCTGTGGGTTGACGGTGAGTGAGGAGGTTCGGTACCCCGATCATTTTGCCTATTCGGAAAAAGATGTTGAAGCCATTCGTCTGAAGATGCGACGTTCAGGGCTTGATCTCGCGATCACAACGGAAAAAGATGCTCTGAAAATTAAAGAGCATCTGACACGCGATGATGCGTTTTGGGCGCTTGATGTGCGAGTGCGGATGACTCAAGGCGAAGACCGGTTACGTGAGCAACTCCATGCGAGTTGTCCATAG
- the msbA gene encoding lipid A export permease/ATP-binding protein MsbA, which yields MKTLWRILSYLKEYRLRLIGAFVCSAGVAGLSAVYAWLVQPVLDGIFIERNQEMLVILPLAVLGVAILKASFAYGQGYLMSYVGHWLVSDIRQQLFIHIVRLPIRFHDANASGRLMARVISDVNEMANAIPSVLKDIFQQGLTFVAMLSVVFYQNWKLATIVLVVLPFSSLVLVRVGRRIRKLSKRGQESIGKMASVLKEAFSGIKIVKAYGQEEKEAQRFSLTNQAFRTAKVKSSQTSAMASPLLEVIGVCGVAFIIWYGGGLVIAGEMKPGEFFSFLAAMFMAYAPLRKMSGANESVQRALAGAQRVFHVLDLESEIAKDEGKKSLPPIAKDLEFSAVNFSYEGSEEPALHEINFTIKVGEVVAFVGASGSGKTTLVSLVPRFYRPTEGTVKIDGQDIRLVDRSSLRRQIGIVSQETVLFDDTIRNNIAYGCLDASEESVIDAARAAFAWEFIERLPQGLDTLVGENGLRLSGGQRQRLAIARAILRDPPILILDEATSALDSESEKLVQKALVNLVKARTTLIIAHRLSTVQHADRIVVMNRGRIEEIGTHSALLQQGGLYTRLYQTQFLFTQPEPLPTIS from the coding sequence ATGAAGACCTTATGGCGAATCTTGTCTTATCTGAAGGAGTACCGCCTGCGCTTGATTGGTGCGTTTGTCTGTTCTGCCGGAGTGGCAGGATTATCAGCGGTCTATGCCTGGCTTGTCCAACCGGTTCTGGATGGAATCTTCATTGAGCGCAATCAAGAGATGTTGGTCATCCTTCCGTTGGCTGTCCTGGGGGTCGCGATTTTGAAAGCGTCATTTGCGTATGGACAAGGGTATCTCATGAGCTATGTGGGGCACTGGCTTGTGTCCGATATTCGCCAACAATTGTTTATTCATATTGTGCGGCTGCCTATTCGTTTTCACGATGCGAATGCGTCAGGACGGTTGATGGCCAGGGTGATTAGCGATGTCAACGAAATGGCGAATGCCATTCCCAGTGTGTTGAAGGATATCTTTCAACAGGGGCTGACGTTTGTGGCGATGCTGTCAGTGGTGTTCTATCAAAATTGGAAACTCGCGACTATTGTGTTGGTTGTCTTACCCTTCTCCTCATTGGTGTTGGTCCGGGTTGGCCGGCGGATTCGTAAACTTTCAAAACGTGGCCAAGAGTCGATTGGAAAAATGGCTTCGGTATTAAAAGAAGCCTTTTCCGGCATCAAGATTGTGAAGGCTTATGGTCAGGAAGAGAAGGAAGCTCAACGATTTTCTTTGACAAATCAAGCATTTCGAACAGCAAAAGTGAAGTCGTCCCAAACTTCAGCGATGGCCTCTCCTCTTCTTGAAGTCATCGGGGTCTGCGGTGTGGCCTTTATTATATGGTATGGGGGAGGATTGGTGATTGCCGGAGAGATGAAGCCGGGGGAGTTCTTTTCATTCCTGGCTGCCATGTTCATGGCGTATGCCCCCCTCAGAAAAATGTCCGGAGCCAATGAGTCGGTTCAACGTGCGCTTGCGGGAGCTCAGCGAGTGTTTCATGTTCTCGACTTAGAAAGCGAGATAGCGAAAGACGAAGGGAAAAAATCTCTTCCACCCATAGCGAAAGATTTGGAGTTTTCCGCTGTCAATTTTAGCTATGAGGGTTCTGAAGAGCCCGCCTTGCACGAGATCAATTTCACCATCAAGGTGGGGGAGGTGGTGGCGTTCGTCGGGGCCAGTGGAAGTGGAAAAACCACTCTCGTGAGTTTGGTGCCACGGTTTTATCGTCCGACGGAAGGAACCGTGAAAATCGATGGTCAGGATATTCGCCTGGTGGATCGATCCTCTCTGAGACGGCAGATTGGCATCGTGTCTCAAGAAACTGTGTTATTCGATGATACGATCAGAAATAATATCGCCTATGGCTGTCTGGATGCGAGTGAGGAGTCGGTTATTGATGCGGCTCGCGCCGCTTTTGCCTGGGAGTTTATTGAGCGACTCCCCCAGGGACTGGACACGCTGGTTGGGGAGAATGGACTGCGATTATCGGGTGGACAACGCCAACGACTCGCTATTGCCAGGGCGATTTTGCGGGATCCCCCGATTCTGATACTTGACGAGGCGACATCCGCTCTGGATTCGGAATCGGAAAAGCTGGTCCAGAAAGCGCTGGTCAATCTGGTGAAAGCCAGAACGACCTTGATCATTGCCCATCGATTGTCCACAGTTCAACATGCTGATCGTATTGTGGTCATGAATCGTGGAAGAATTGAAGAGATTGGTACCCATTCGGCCTTGCTTCAGCAAGGAGGCCTCTATACTCGACTGTATCAAACGCAATTTTTATTCACCCAACCCGAACCGTTGCCAACGATCTCCTAA